In one window of Arachis ipaensis cultivar K30076 chromosome B06, Araip1.1, whole genome shotgun sequence DNA:
- the LOC110263796 gene encoding uncharacterized protein LOC110263796 yields MTSSKDKGKRKLPMDQGTTQNYKLRFLKPVIRPSMFKLSLPITPDELPNRIPYLDLVVPDGRNNPFRSQLQSGKIALTRGWQEFYQMYKINLDSLLYFTHKRNSNFQVRIFDFCGIENSYQLRDPEEPPYVRTGDYQIAKCINIPPSANAKAVAAKPNVPHLSHFTGQRHPIILTHGHIEVEATYIRYSGKRDGSFGVISGGWENFASLCNFKPGGVGIFEVISTEPVTIMQVRCR; encoded by the exons ATGACGTCTTCGAAGGACAAGGGTAAGAGAAAGCTACCGATGGATCAAGGTACCACACAAAACTACAAGTTGAGGTTTTTGAAGCCAGTAATAAGGCCATCAATGTTCAAACTG TCATTACCTATAACTCCGGATGAGCTCCCAAACCGTATCCCGTACCTGGACCTGGTTGTGCCTGACGGAAGGAATAACCCCTTTCGGTCGCAACTCCAAAGTGGCAAAATTGCATTGACTCGTGGCTGGCAGGAGTTCTACCAGATGTACAAAATCAATCTGGACTCCTTGCTCTATTTCACACACAAACGAAACTCCAATTTCCAAGTCCGGATATTTGATTTTTGTGGCATTGAGAATTCATACCAACTCCGTGATCCTGAAGAACCACCATATGTAAGGACTGGTGACTATCAAATTGCAAAGTGTATCAACATCCCTCCTTCAGCCAATGCTAAAGCCGTTGCCGCTAAG CCGAATGTCCCTCATCTCAGTCACTTCACTGGTCAGAGGCACCCTATCATCCTTACACACGGCCACATAGAGGTCGAAGCTACATATATAAGGTACAGTGGAAAAAGGGACGGTAGCTTTGGCGTTATTTCTGGAGGATGGGAGAACTTTGCTTCATTGTGCAACTTCAAGCCAGGTGGTGTGGGGATCTTCGAGGTGATATCCACTGAGCCAGTGACGATCATGCAGGTTCGATGCAGATAG
- the LOC107647173 gene encoding uncharacterized protein LOC107647173, which yields MDTRRKPSSMAVECLEIFHGVDQTAFRMLRQVLNREVTQSLMVIAFLLSMETMGLSGILQTAIKKDGRFMNSLAEDCVICLQCLLSPEFSGVLDKSRKLETLRHALKTELTLYQVHRIRSILLTIIPDTLSNICSRILGDVTMDAVWLEYQRNLARLLGFNTHDDGISVAPEELSRHNNGRRMHMQQGGRQTEQEKGNQKYICKELDDAEHPKTLTVCFGRESMPTADGIAEFFCNLFGHVVQKVTVMPRREKDSGDFAFVLFNDASIPGIIMETKMLFIIPYKA from the coding sequence ATGGATACTAGAAGGAAGCCCTCAAGCATGGCAGTCGAATGTTTGGAAATATTTCATGGAGTCGATCAAACTGCATTCAGGATGCTGAGACAAGTCCTTAACCGTGAAGTTACACAGTCATTGATGGTCATCGCATTTCTACTGTCAATGGAGACCATGGGACTGAGCGGTATTCTGCAAACTGCCATAAAAAAGGACGGCAGGTTTATGAACAGTCTTGCCGAGGATTGTGTCATCTGTTTGCAATGCCTACTATCTCCCGAGTTCTCAGGGGTTCTGGACAAATCCAGAAAACTCGAAACCCTCAGACACGCGTTGAAAACTGAGCTCACCTTATACCAGGTTCATAGGATAAGATCCATCCTCCTAACCATAATTCCCGATACCCTTTCAAATATTTGCTCTAGAATTCTAGGCGACGTAACAATGGATGCTGTGTGGTTAGAGTATCAAAGGAATCTTGCAAGATTATTGGGTTTCAACACACATGACGATGGCATATCAGTTGCACCAGAGGAATTGAGCAGACACAACAATGGCCGACGAATGCATATGCAACAAGGAGGAAGGCAAACTGAGCAAGAAAAGGGAAATCAGAAGTACATTTGCAAGGAGCTGGACGATGCGGAACATCCAAAGACACTGACCGTATGCTTCGGTCGAGAGTCTATGCCCACTGCGGATGGAATTGCTGAGTTTTTTTGCAACTTGTTTGGTCATGTGGTTCAAAAGGTGACAGTCATGCCTCGGAGGGAGAAAGACTCAGGTGATTTTGCTTTTGTTCTTTTCAACGACGCCTCAATCCCGGGTATTATCATGGAGACAAAAATGTTGTTCATCATACCATACAAGGCATGA